CAAACTTCgggcaaaggttcttccaaaccccGTTCATGGTGACGGCTGTAACCTCACTCCAGGCAAAGTCgatgttttttatggccttgtagatgttatagtccttccaaaattgtcgCAACGTTGTTCCTGATTCGTCACTCGCCTTTACTGCCTGACGAAAAGTGTGACGTAagtaatatttcttgaaagtcgctataactccctggtccataggttGGATGAGCGCCGTAGTATTCAGTGgcagatgcactactttgacgCTGGGATGAAAGTCGTCCATGAATGGGGGGTGGCCCGGAGCATTGTcgagcagcaaaagaatgttgaatgggacgtccttctccaagcaatatttctctacctccgggataaagtggtggaaaaaccagtcctggaaaatggcctgtgtaacccaggctttggggttactcttccacacaacaggaagagagcccttggctatgtttttaagggctcttgggttctctgagtgataaactaagagaggcttcagcttcatatcaccagaagcattgccaccaaacaacagcGTGAGCCTATCCTTTGATGCTTTATAGcctggcatcaacttttcctccttactgatgtaacttcggtccggcatcctcttccagtacagtcCTGTCTCGTCCACATTAAACACCTGCTCGGGTAAATACGCgccttcatcaataatttctcgaAGCGTTTCAGGAAATTCCCGGGCAGCTACTGTATCTGTACTCGCTGCCTTGTCACTTACTTTTACATTGTGAAGTttggctctagccttgaaccGGTGAACCCAGCTACGGCTGGCATTAAAAGATTTGCCCTCTGATTCTTCGCCATgcttcttcttcaagtcttcataaaggctcttagctttctcttgaatcagcattaagctgagtGGGACTCGACGCTGACGCTGATCCTGCAtccacacactgagaagtttctccatctcctccatcacttttccacgcttctttgttattattgttgaCGTCATCGGCATAgcagacttcacatgttccatgatcttgtccttgttctttacGATTGAGCCGATGGTTGAACGATTCAGGTTATAAGAATGAGCGACGTCTACCATCTTTTCGCCtcgctccactctctcaattattttcacttttgtttccatcgttATCGCGTGGCGCTTCTtggcagtaccagctacatcaccgctgcttttacgcttgcttccggacatcctgggcttgaaataaacatactgtactactgtactctatacagtactgtaaagtacacaaaagcacaaccacttgtagaggatgaacgcacatgacaatgtacgccagacacgtgaactaacttacgtgattggacatgcgaacgcaTGTTCGCATCTTGAAAGTTTGTAACTTGGaggtgtgtgtgtaggggacttactgtactctgTACTCAAATGGTGTGAGCCTGGGGAGGCCCCGTCCTCAgagccaggagctgggagagggtGCAGGGCAGGTCCTGAGCTCAgcctgagggtggggtggggggggggggggctgggcaCAGCTGCCGAATGTGACCCTCCACGGCCTGGGGTgaagggggcgggggcgggcggggTCCCGCAGGACGTGGCATCTCTGACTGTGGAGGACTCACAGCTCACCTGAGCTCCATCCGTGAAGGGCTTGGCCGGCTCTGCCAGGTCTCCAAACCGTTGGTCCTCGGGAGGGGCCTGGGCCAGTGCTGAGGGGAAAGAGCAGGGTTAGCGTCTGCAGGCCCACCCTGGGGACGAAGGGGCGAGGCACCCAGGCCCACTAATCAACCCGGAGGCCAACATGTCCCACTGGCCAGGAACTCTGTGCCAGACGAGACGCCGCTTGCCCTCTGATTCACAGAGAACACCCTACCCTGGCTGACAGGCAGCCCCTTctgatgcacacacacatatgtacctCAAGAACACACCCAAGGCCCCTGAAACCCAAGTCACTGAAACACCAAGGAAATAGTCATTAGAAGCTTCCTTCAGCTGCAGCTGGGTGGTCAGTAAAGGGCTGACTCAGCAGGCCTGAGCTGTCCGAACCCTCCACACTCCAAACGCAAGTCTGGCCCTTGACCTGCTCCTGGGAGGGGACCTCTAAGCCCTTGGAAGATTCTGCCTGATAAGAACATCTTTGTTTACCTAAGTTCTTGGGTCACACAGATAGTTCATGCTAACAATGTGACACGGTAGTAACCCTGGGCCACACTGTACAGGTCTGACCTCTGCGGGGAGTTCAGGCTGGGTAACTAAGGTCAGTCATGTTCCATAACTCTGTGACTGACCCCCCAGTAAAAATCCTGGACGTCACTGCAGGTGAGCCCCCCAGCGGCAGCATCCTGTGCGTGTCGTCGCACATCACTGCTGGGGGAATTAAGCACGACCCGCACGACTCCCACAGGAAAGGACACCCGGAATCTCGTGCCTGGTATCTCCCAGACTAGGCACCTTTTTCCACCGCTGACTTTAATCTGTATCCTTCCACTGTAATAAACTACAACCACGAATATAATAGCCTTGTGGAATTCTGTGACTCCTTCTAACAAATCACTTGAGGCTAAGGGGGGGTCTTGGGGACCCCCGAACACACAGCCAACAGTGACAGCCAAGGAAGAGCTTGGGACATCATTCTGGTCTCCCTGATAGCATCAGGGCAGTCATCTCCAAAACCACCCAGAGAAAGCCAGGGCCAGGCCCTACCCTCTCCCATGCGGGGGCATCGAAGGGGCCAGCAACAGGCTGAGAGCAGGTAAGGGTACGGAGCAAAGGCAGGAGTTTTCTTGTCAACCTGAGACCATGCGGCTTCAGGGCTGAGTGGACATAACCATGCATGCCCCAGAGGATCCTCGGGAGCACCAGGCCTAAGTCCGGGCAGTGCCAGCAGGCTGCTTTGCCAACATCCACACTCTTACGATGCAAAATCTCTTTTAATAGTGTGCATCACCTAAGCATCCATTCAGGGGGAAGCTGGGAACTGGTACCAGGGAACAGTCCCCTAAGACGACAAACGCTGCCCATGGCTCAGAGGACAGCCCAGCACGACAGCCAGACATCCTGGGAGCACTGTGGACCCATGCGTACAAGGTGTCTCGCCTGCACCTCACGTTCATGCCTGGGTGAAAACCAGTCATGCATTATCAAGGTTTTCTTTAGCAGCGGCTAGATCCAGTTTGCAACTTTTCCAACATGTGCAGAACGGGCTTCATCCTGTCCCCCTGGGAGACCCCAGCACCATCCAGCAgcagccccacctcccagcccctcctttgAGTCTCTGTCATAATTCCGACCTCTTCCCAGAGCGGACACAGCTCCCTGCAGTTCCTACCGCCAGGACACCTTAGAGTTCTTTTTGTACTTTTTCATTCCTTCAATGCCTAGGTTACACTCTCTACATTAAATCCCCTCTCTTAAAACAAGTGGTGtgttagcagttcctcaaaaggccagagttaccatgtgatccagcaattccactcctaggtttaTAACCAAGAGAATAAAGTATACGTAACTTCACGTCAGCGTTGATCGTAACAGCCAAAAGgtacaaacaacccaaatatccataacagataaatggatagagAGAACGTGGTATaaccacacaatggaatatgactagGCATAAAAATTAGTGAGGTACTACACTGTGAATGAACGCTAGAAACATTACACTCGAGAAAAGAAGCCCATCATAAAAAGCCATGTATGATTCCATcaaatgtatgattccatttaataaAACGTCCAGAACAAGAAAGTGTACAGAGACACAGAGCAGGTTCCTGGCTGCCAAGGCACTAGGAAAGGGAAGACTGGGGAGTGGCTGCTGACGGGCACGGAGTTGATTTGAAGGTGATGACATTAGACACGGGTGATGACTGTACAAACCTGTGACTATACTAAAACCCACAAGGTGTACAATTTTTTGAGTACGTGGGTTAGAGCCTAATAAAGCTggggtttgtttgcttgtttaagtGCTATGGTTTCCACCCCTCGATACAAGGGGCCAAGCAGGCAAAAGGAACTGCACAAATACACGAGTAAAGAAGTGACCACGTGCCAGGGTGGACGAGGCGGTAACCAGCCATCTCTCCTCCCTGCTGCACGGCTGTCACCTCCTCACAGGTGCGGAAGCACACGTCCAAGGTGAAGACGTCACACAGCACCAACTGCAAAGCCACCCCTGGCCGGGCCGACCTCTGTGCCCACCTCCTCTGGCCTCCAGCCCCGCTAAAGAAAGGACACCCTGCTGGTGATTGGAGGTCTCACTGTCCAACGCTCAAACCAGACTGGGCTCCAACAGGCCAAGGACCttgcctctctcccttccctgctggacccacagggcctggcacatggcacGCACTCCGTGACTTTgccaggaaggagaaaaggaagagaaagaaggccaGTGCACCTGAGCAGGGGAAATGCTACGCCAAGCCCAGGCCCACACCTCTGGGAGGCTCAGAGTCTACGGAAGTCTCCAAACATGTCACAGCTTCTGAGTCTTCTTCCCAGAGACGAGGACACAGGGCCTGGGCAGAGCGGGCGGGCACTCGGGACCCGGCGTCGTGACTCGTGTCCCCCTGCACCTTCCCCGCCCCCAAGCCCAGCCCCCCGCGGCTCACCAGTCTCCTGCAACATCTGAGCGAGGTCCTCCACGAGCGCTACAGCCTCCTCGCCACTCTCGGGGCACTGGGACTCGACCCAGACCCGGGTGTCAGCGGGCAGCACGCCCAGGAACTGCTCCAGCACCAGCAGCTCCAGCATCTGCTCCTTGGAGTGCACCTCGGGCCGCAGCCACTGGCGGCAGAGTTCACGGAGCCGGGCCAGCGCCTCGCGGGGCCCGGCCGCCTCCTCATAGCGGAAGCTCCGGAAGCACTGCCGGGGGTCCCTACCAAGCCCAGGCAACAGGGTTTGGGGCTGAGGCTTGAAGAACGGTTCAGGATCCCACAGGGCGGCCTCATCCTCCTCCATCTTGATGATCACGAGCTCTTCCTGACCGATGGGCGCTGGGTCGGCTGCCATGGCGACACCTGGGGAAGCTGGCCTCTCTGCCTTCACTCAGGCCACACACACTGTCTTCCTGGTACACACACCCACCCAATCAGGGCCATGGACCACCCACACCCCTCCACCGACTCACACCCTGCAAGGTCACTTGCTGTGGCGGAAACTGTCCCCACACCTGGCCAGCTGACAGCCTGGCAGGGGGACACCTTCAGCCTCGACCTCCCTATCTGTGCCCTCAAGAGGATGCCTCACACTGGGAATCTGGTTAGGACAGTGAGCGAGCGCTTCCTGCAGGGAAGCCTTCAGGAGTTCAGGCCAGACTGGGCCGGTAGGAGGGCTGCTCCCGGGGGTGGGGCGTGGACATGTCCAGTGTCTCAGTGGCGGAGAGAACCCCATCAGCAGCCAAGCAGAGGTGCTGGGGGAACGAGCAGAGACTCGGTGCCCAGGGAGGCTCCGTGCCAAGGGAGGGTCCAATCCCAGGGAGGCTCTGTGCAAGTGAAGGATGCAGTCTGTGGGGCACTACAAAGAGTGATGTGGGGGACAGGCTGGAAGGCCAGGATGGTGGTGGGGGCGACTGCAGTGCAGCGGCCGGAAGGCCAGGATGGTGGTGGGGACGGCTGCACTGTGGCCGCACGGGGAGAGCAAGTGCTGGTTCCTACACTGGAAGGAGCTCCTCCCCTCATGGCACAATGCTATGGGGCCTGAGAGGCTCGGCCCAACTCAACTAGTCAAGGCCAACAATGGACAGTGAGAGGGACGTCCACGCTACGGCGCTAAACCGGGAAGTCAGCTGTGGTCCTCCTCACTTGGCATGATCCCACTAatgttaaaatttcaaaacaaaaaacagcagctACTGCTACAAGTGTTCAGAAAAGGATCCTGAAAACCACCAACGCCTCAGCTGGCAATTCCGGAGAAAGGAACTGGAATAGTacatctgctttttcttttgtaatgtctGCAGAGCACCTGGATTTTTCTGCCAAAGGCCATTTGCTACCACTGTAACTTCAGAAAAGAACACAGATTGGGACTTCTTCCCTGaaggcccagtggttaagaatctgccttccaatgcaaggggtgtgggttcaatgccccgtccgggaactaagatcccacatgccgcgggacaattaagcctgcgcgccacaactactgagcatgcgagccgcaactagagagaagcccgcgcgcaactagagagaaggccacgcgccgcaatgaagatcccgcgtgccgcaactgagacccgacacagccaaaaggaaaaataaataaataaatatttaagaaaaaagaacacagatcATTTTCAATGCCAATGCATGTCTTTAAAGCATTGGTCAGGGCTCCCCTGAACCAGGCCGCCCCATCCAACAGCCCCCAACCCCCGGCTCTCACCCCCAAGTACCCTGAGATGACAGCTAGAGTGGAGGACGGTCTGCGCAGCGCAATCAGCAAATGCGAAGGCTGTGTGGCCTGGGCGAACTTGCACAGCCTTCGGCCAGTGAAGGATCTGGATTTAATCCCCCTGTGCGGGGAgcgtccccccaccccgcccgcaCTCTCACTTTATAGAGGGACGCACGCAGGTGCAGCAGGAGCAAAGAGGTGGTCTGAGCTGCAGAAATCCAGAAAGACTTTCCAGGGGAGGTGAAAAgtttaggggaagctgggtggaAAGGTGGACAGAAGCCCAGGAATTCCGCCGAGAACTGGACTAGCGCGGGTGCACGTGCACCGACCCCCGAGGCGTGGCGAGAGCCCAGCTCGGCCCAGAATCACTTCCGGGGCAGGCCCAGCCCCGCCGGACTCCATGTCCCAGCAGCCCACGCGCCGCCCTTCCCCGCGGACTCGCCGCAGCCCGCGGAAAGCAGCTGGTGTTCCTCCGCCCCCCTTCtcctgccgccctctggccagcTGCACACCCTACCCCGGGCTTTTCCGACGCCTCCACCGCGTCGCGCCCAGACTCACCGCCCCAGGAAGCCACGCGGACGGCGTCAAACAACACCGTGGAGGAACAAAGACCAACCACCCTGGGGCCCCAGGACCACGAGCGGAAGCTGGACTACTTCCGGTGCCTTGTGCCCACCccgctccttccctccctcccctagcAACCACCCACCTCCCCACGACAGGCCAGCGCGCGGAGGTGAGGGGGAGGTAACAGTATACTTCTGCAACTCTTTGGCGACGTCCGGCGCCCGGAAGTGGAACGTGCGCAAGCCCAGCCCTGTCCGCGAGGccctctgggaaatgtagtccttgGCCCGCCAGAGTAACAGCCCGGGTGACCTACAGACACATTTCCCAGAAGGCAGCGAGCACCAGCGCTCGCCGCCGCCGGGAAATGGAGTTCTACAGTGGCCTTCAAGGGGGAGCCAGTGGTGCGACTCCCGACGCTCCGCGGCGCCTTCCCGGAGGTGCTGGCGGTGTCCCGGGTTCCGAGGTAAAGAGCTGTGGAGCCAGATGGGCTCATCCGCGCGACCTCAGATCCCCTCGCTATCCGTCCGCTCGACTGTGCCAGGTTGCCGCTCAGTTGCCTCTCTACTCCTCCCGCCCGGCGGATGTGGCATTTCCTCCCACCTGGTCACCTGCCTCTTTCAGCTGCTGTGCCGCACTCCGCCTCCATCGGGGCTGCTCCTGCTTCCCCGTCCTCAGGGCTTCACCAGCCACACCGTGCTAGGCCGCCTAAAACAGGCCCCTCTCTGATG
This genomic window from Mesoplodon densirostris isolate mMesDen1 chromosome 19, mMesDen1 primary haplotype, whole genome shotgun sequence contains:
- the LOC132479771 gene encoding tigger transposable element-derived protein 1-like isoform X1 — its product is MAADPAPIGQEELVIIKMEEDEAALWDPEPFFKPQPQTLLPGLGRDPRQCFRSFRYEEAAGPREALARLRELCRQWLRPEVHSKEQMLELLVLEQFLGVLPADTRVWVESQCPESGEEAVALVEDLAQMLQETALAQAPPEDQRFGDLAEPAKPFTDGAQYVYFKPRMSGSKRKSSGDVAGTAKKRHAITMETKVKIIERVERGEKMVDVAHSYNLNRSTIGSIVKNKDKIMEHVKSAMPMTSTIITKKRGKVMEEMEKLLSVWMQDQRQRRVPLSLMLIQEKAKSLYEDLKKKHGEESEGKSFNASRSWVHRFKARAKLHNVKVSDKAASTDTVAAREFPETLREIIDEGAYLPEQVFNVDETGLYWKRMPDRSYISKEEKLMPGYKASKDRLTLLFGGNASGDMKLKPLLVYHSENPRALKNIAKGSLPVVWKSNPKAWVTQAIFQDWFFHHFIPEVEKYCLEKDVPFNILLLLDNAPGHPPFMDDFHPSVKVVHLPLNTTALIQPMDQGVIATFKKYYLRHTFRQAVKASDESGTTLRQFWKDYNIYKAIKNIDFAWSEVTAVTMNGVWKNLCPKFVHDFRGFEKLDEESKEVFSNLVTLSEKLELDLQEDDFIELLAVQHEELTNEDLMELEAQRKDEEGQEEEEVTEEPKRFTTQEMARGFSLFEEALLVFEAQDPNVERFTRVAAAVQNAVRCYRVIYDEKKRAATQTSLDRFYKRVDRIKSSKEPEPVPSTSGVSDIATGPPSPVADDPSALPSPTSSSSSSQ
- the LOC132479771 gene encoding tigger transposable element-derived protein 1-like isoform X2, which gives rise to MAADPAPIGQEELVIIKMEEDEAALWDPEPFFKPQPQTLLPGLGRDPRQCFRSFRYEEAAGPREALARLRELCRQWLRPEVHSKEQMLELLVLEQFLGVLPADTRVWVESQCPESGEEAVALVEDLAQMLQETALAQAPPEDQRFGDLAEPAKPFTDGAQPRMSGSKRKSSGDVAGTAKKRHAITMETKVKIIERVERGEKMVDVAHSYNLNRSTIGSIVKNKDKIMEHVKSAMPMTSTIITKKRGKVMEEMEKLLSVWMQDQRQRRVPLSLMLIQEKAKSLYEDLKKKHGEESEGKSFNASRSWVHRFKARAKLHNVKVSDKAASTDTVAAREFPETLREIIDEGAYLPEQVFNVDETGLYWKRMPDRSYISKEEKLMPGYKASKDRLTLLFGGNASGDMKLKPLLVYHSENPRALKNIAKGSLPVVWKSNPKAWVTQAIFQDWFFHHFIPEVEKYCLEKDVPFNILLLLDNAPGHPPFMDDFHPSVKVVHLPLNTTALIQPMDQGVIATFKKYYLRHTFRQAVKASDESGTTLRQFWKDYNIYKAIKNIDFAWSEVTAVTMNGVWKNLCPKFVHDFRGFEKLDEESKEVFSNLVTLSEKLELDLQEDDFIELLAVQHEELTNEDLMELEAQRKDEEGQEEEEVTEEPKRFTTQEMARGFSLFEEALLVFEAQDPNVERFTRVAAAVQNAVRCYRVIYDEKKRAATQTSLDRFYKRVDRIKSSKEPEPVPSTSGVSDIATGPPSPVADDPSALPSPTSSSSSSQ